A genome region from Cyprinus carpio isolate SPL01 chromosome B23, ASM1834038v1, whole genome shotgun sequence includes the following:
- the LOC122142032 gene encoding galanin receptor type 2-like, with protein MNISHDCGSLSWELTRVLAPTLDVIVMLIGLVGHSLVIYILTGRRRKNGLQSLQGTDMLLLALSFSDLLLLVCLPFHSAAIALGYWPFSSILCKVISFLGVACNSASVFTLAALAVTRYLIVVYPTWTYRFRMRRWLPVTVILMWVPAVALAAPQFAFRQLRTAPILCFAFLSDLSQLVYSTILFLFSFAFPLIIIVVMYIKLYSFLRRTRLQGTAPQLERYQNQVTKTSILLVLVFTICWLPSYILMFLLIANNNSNIPAQHLNFAIIARLLASSSAVANPLLYAFMSN; from the coding sequence ATGAATATTAGCCATGACTGTGGGAGTCTGAGCTGGGAACTAACACGGGTCTTAGCTCCCACTCTGGACGTAATAGTCATGCTGATCGGGCTGGTGGGACACTCGCTGGTCATCTACATCCTGACCGGACGGAGGAGGAAAAATGGACTCCAGTCTCTTCAAGGGACAGATATGTTACTTTTAGCCTTGAGTTTTTCGGATCTACTGCTGCTCGTTTGCCTGCCCTTCCACAGTGCCGCTATAGCACTGGGCTACTGGCCCTTCAGCAGCATCCTATGCAAAGTCATCAGCTTCCTGGGAGTGGCCTGTAACTCGGCGAGCGTATTCACTCTAGCTGCATTAGCGGTAACACGCTACCTGATTGTGGTGTACCCCACTTGGACGTATCGTTTCCGAATGCGCCGCTGGCTGCCGGTTACTGTGATTCTCATGTGGGTGCCGGCTGTGGCTCTTGCAGCACCTCAGTTCGCTTTCCGCCAATTGAGGACTGCACCCATCCTTTGCTTTGCATTTCTATCAGACCTCAGCCAGTTGGTCTACAGTACCATTCTGTTCCTGTTCAGCTTTGCCTTCCCTCTGATCATCATCGTCGTCATGTACATCAAACTCTACAGCTTCCTACGAAGGACGCGACTGCAAGGTACTGCGCCGCAACTGGAGCGCTACCAGAACCAGGTGACCAAGACGTCGATCCTGTTGGTGTTAGTCTTCACCATCTGCTGGTTGCCATCCTACATCCTCATGTTCTTGCTCATCGCTAACAATAATAGCAATATACCAGCACAACATCTCAACTTCGCCATTATTGCCCGGCTGTTAGCAAGCTCCTCGGCTGTAGCCAATCCTCTGCTCTATGCTTTCATGTCAAACTAA